One segment of Curtobacterium poinsettiae DNA contains the following:
- a CDS encoding glycosyltransferase, whose protein sequence is MTIPAVLLTAAGPLLQPDERPGTTGDVPNRGTTDVPTGGSGQLPQAAWSLGEWLGYSTLIALSVLLTIIALTTLWWMLHAWRSRDALKSTSFSQTPLPAAHRFTLLVPGRHEQDVMGQTLDMLATQDHPDFEIIAIVGEDDPETDAVVRAAAARHPSLIKVVVDDTLPKNKPKAMNLALQHATGDIVGVFDAEDEVYPRLLSLVDSRFQETDADVVQGGVQLMNFKSSWWSLRNVLEYYFWFRSRLHFHAGSKFIPLGGNTVFVTRSRLEWSNGWDAHCLAEDCELGVRLSADGAKVVVAYSPEAVTREETPPTFASLLKQRTRWNQGFLQVLGKGEWKKLPSFRQRFFARYMLTMPFIQAATGLLIPLSVLMILFVKVPTAIALVSFVPVAPTLMLLAVEVVGLNEFGRLYGEKVRLRDYVRLVLGLVPYQVFLAAAAVRAVVRHAKGQNGWEKTEHTGQHRNGQVIGFASDLDGSGAASTSVTGSGAASSDRAFAGTTTGGTR, encoded by the coding sequence ATGACCATCCCAGCCGTGTTGCTGACGGCCGCAGGGCCGCTGCTCCAGCCCGACGAACGCCCTGGCACGACCGGGGACGTCCCGAACCGTGGGACCACGGACGTGCCGACGGGAGGCTCGGGGCAGCTCCCACAGGCCGCCTGGTCGCTGGGCGAGTGGCTCGGCTACTCGACCCTCATCGCCCTCTCCGTGCTGCTCACGATCATCGCGTTGACCACCCTCTGGTGGATGCTGCACGCCTGGCGGTCCCGGGACGCGCTCAAGTCCACCAGCTTCAGCCAGACCCCGCTCCCGGCGGCGCACCGGTTCACGCTCCTGGTGCCCGGTCGGCACGAGCAGGACGTGATGGGGCAGACACTCGACATGCTCGCGACCCAGGACCACCCCGACTTCGAGATCATCGCGATCGTCGGGGAGGACGACCCGGAGACCGACGCCGTCGTGCGTGCCGCGGCGGCTCGGCACCCCTCGCTGATCAAGGTCGTGGTGGACGACACCCTGCCGAAGAACAAGCCGAAGGCGATGAACCTGGCGCTCCAGCACGCGACGGGTGACATCGTCGGCGTGTTCGACGCCGAGGACGAGGTCTACCCGCGGCTGCTCTCCCTCGTCGACTCGCGGTTCCAGGAAACGGACGCCGACGTGGTGCAGGGCGGCGTCCAGCTGATGAACTTCAAGTCGAGCTGGTGGTCGCTCCGGAACGTCCTGGAGTACTACTTCTGGTTCCGCTCGCGCCTGCACTTCCACGCCGGGTCCAAGTTCATCCCGCTCGGGGGCAACACCGTCTTCGTGACGCGCTCCCGCCTGGAGTGGTCGAACGGCTGGGACGCGCACTGCCTCGCCGAGGACTGCGAACTCGGCGTGCGGCTCTCCGCCGACGGCGCGAAGGTCGTCGTCGCCTACAGTCCCGAGGCCGTCACCCGTGAGGAGACCCCGCCGACCTTCGCCTCGCTGCTCAAGCAGCGCACGCGGTGGAACCAGGGCTTCCTGCAGGTGCTGGGCAAGGGGGAGTGGAAGAAGCTGCCGTCCTTCCGGCAACGGTTCTTCGCCCGCTACATGCTCACCATGCCGTTCATCCAGGCGGCCACCGGACTGCTCATCCCGCTGAGCGTCCTGATGATCCTGTTCGTCAAGGTGCCGACGGCGATCGCCCTCGTGTCGTTCGTGCCGGTGGCACCGACGCTCATGCTGCTCGCCGTCGAGGTCGTCGGGCTGAACGAGTTCGGCCGCCTGTACGGCGAGAAGGTCCGGCTCCGCGACTACGTGCGGCTCGTGCTCGGCCTGGTGCCGTACCAGGTGTTCCTCGCCGCCGCGGCGGTCCGGGCAGTCGTCCGGCACGCCAAGGGACAGAACGGGTGGGAGAAGACCGAGCACACCGGTCAGCACCGCAACGGACAGGTCATCGGCTTCGCCTCGGACCTCGATGGGTCGGGCGCGGCGTCAACCTCGGTCACCGGATCGGGCGCGGCGTCGTCCGACCGTGCGTTCGCCGGCACCACCACGGGAGGCACCCGATGA
- a CDS encoding ArnT family glycosyltransferase, whose translation MTASITDTTGIPIRGAAAAHRSGIGAWFRRHAASLTWLLPVVAVTVLVQAWNMSGTPQRIDDEGTYTAQAWAITNLGELTHYTYWYDHPPLGWIQIAGYTGLTGAFARYPFAVEAGREAMVFFSAVSSILLFVLARRLGAGRITAAAAGLVFALSPLALQYHRTVYIDNVATPWLLAAFVLVLSRRQQLAGFAGAAACLGIAVLSKETYLLALPFLIWMAVRRADTSTRRYTLSVAGAVLVLIGGGYLLLAAVKGELVPGNGRVSLWEGVTYQLGSRTASGSVFDVGSLANEAAAQWWALDPVFIVLGSVAAFVGLFLRRVRPIAAMLVFLLAVMFRPNGYLPVPYVIMLIPFAALLVAYTVERAVLTIAGRVHTRGWFGPRARRGLGITWAVVTTAALVVAVPLWGTQLRGFLLGNLDLPMQQAEQWVGDNVPKSSRLLVDDAMWVDLVDDGFARNNVVWYYKLDTDGAVERQSPNGWKDSDYVITTDSMRTGGNSSTDVRQAIENSTAVATFGTGDQQVEVRRIHAEGASAAETAITRATDVRKTLGTELASNPSLRADDGTKSQFRAGQVDSRAMIALGQVLADQDVRVDRFTPRTGETGQPFRTVVLHTSDDASAARVLRTFDAMSEAFRPDSVEREGARLTVTYAPADPTTTATSAS comes from the coding sequence ATGACCGCCAGCATCACCGACACCACGGGCATCCCGATCCGCGGTGCCGCCGCAGCACACCGCTCCGGCATCGGGGCGTGGTTCCGACGGCACGCAGCCAGCCTGACGTGGTTGCTGCCCGTCGTCGCGGTCACCGTGCTCGTCCAGGCCTGGAACATGTCGGGCACGCCGCAGCGCATCGACGACGAGGGGACCTACACCGCTCAGGCGTGGGCGATCACGAACCTCGGCGAGCTCACCCACTACACGTACTGGTACGACCACCCGCCGCTCGGATGGATCCAGATCGCCGGCTACACCGGGCTGACCGGGGCGTTCGCGCGGTACCCCTTCGCGGTGGAGGCCGGGCGCGAGGCCATGGTGTTCTTCTCCGCCGTCTCGAGCATCCTGCTGTTCGTGCTGGCCCGACGTCTCGGTGCCGGACGGATCACGGCGGCCGCGGCCGGACTCGTCTTCGCGCTGTCACCGCTCGCGCTGCAGTACCACCGCACCGTGTACATCGACAACGTCGCGACGCCCTGGCTGCTCGCTGCGTTCGTCCTCGTGCTGAGCCGTCGCCAGCAGCTCGCCGGGTTCGCCGGTGCCGCTGCCTGCCTCGGCATCGCCGTGCTGTCCAAGGAGACCTACCTGCTCGCGCTGCCGTTCCTCATCTGGATGGCCGTCCGTCGCGCCGACACGAGCACCCGCCGGTACACGCTCAGCGTCGCCGGGGCCGTGCTCGTGCTGATCGGCGGCGGGTACCTGCTGCTCGCCGCGGTGAAGGGCGAACTCGTGCCGGGCAACGGGCGAGTCAGCCTGTGGGAGGGCGTCACCTACCAGCTGGGGTCGCGGACCGCCTCCGGATCGGTGTTCGACGTGGGCAGCCTGGCGAACGAGGCCGCCGCGCAGTGGTGGGCACTCGACCCGGTGTTCATCGTGCTCGGCTCGGTCGCGGCCTTCGTCGGGCTCTTCCTGCGACGGGTCCGACCGATCGCCGCGATGCTCGTGTTCCTGCTCGCGGTGATGTTCCGGCCGAACGGGTACCTGCCGGTGCCCTACGTCATCATGCTCATCCCGTTCGCAGCGCTCCTCGTCGCGTACACCGTGGAGCGTGCCGTCCTGACGATCGCCGGTCGGGTCCACACCCGGGGCTGGTTCGGCCCGAGGGCCCGGCGCGGCCTCGGCATCACCTGGGCCGTCGTCACGACTGCGGCGCTCGTCGTCGCGGTGCCGCTCTGGGGGACGCAGCTGCGCGGGTTCCTGCTCGGCAACCTCGACCTGCCCATGCAGCAGGCCGAGCAGTGGGTGGGCGACAACGTGCCGAAGTCCTCGCGCCTGCTGGTCGACGACGCCATGTGGGTCGACCTCGTGGACGACGGCTTCGCCCGGAACAACGTCGTCTGGTACTACAAGCTCGACACCGACGGAGCGGTGGAACGGCAGTCACCGAACGGCTGGAAGGACTCGGACTACGTCATCACGACGGACTCCATGCGCACCGGCGGCAACTCGTCCACCGACGTGCGGCAGGCGATCGAGAACTCCACGGCCGTCGCGACCTTCGGTACCGGTGACCAGCAGGTCGAGGTCCGCCGGATCCACGCCGAGGGAGCCAGTGCCGCCGAGACCGCGATCACCCGGGCCACCGACGTCCGGAAGACCCTGGGGACCGAGCTCGCCTCGAACCCGTCCCTGCGTGCGGACGACGGCACGAAGTCGCAGTTCCGCGCCGGACAGGTCGACTCGCGGGCGATGATCGCGCTCGGACAGGTGCTCGCCGACCAGGACGTGCGGGTCGACCGGTTCACCCCGCGCACCGGGGAGACCGGCCAGCCGTTCCGGACCGTCGTCCTGCACACGAGCGACGACGCCTCGGCTGCCCGGGTCCTTCGGACCTTCGACGCCATGTCCGAGGCCTTCCGGCCGGACTCGGTCGAGCGCGAGGGAGCACGGCTCACGGTGACGTACGCCCCGGCCGACCCGACGACGACCGCGACGAGCGCCTCGTGA
- a CDS encoding DUF4397 domain-containing protein, protein MTAHTTNRRRTVVVGALTATLVAATVGLAAPQSASAATADQGWLRVGHLSPDTKGVDVELSSLAGGKTVFELDDVTYGQVSPYEKLPVGTYVLSMRAADAPDSTPVISTDVTVQEGDASTVVAYGKNDGLKTTAFTDDLQQPGDGKAKLRLVQAATTAKRVDVQTSEGTPIAEDATFGTATKYATVDAGKWSLDVSGSGQQGTAKVDLAGNTVSTLFVLDDSEGNLTVVPVTDAAATAATPSGGVQTGGGGAAADRPVTEAVHAAVAMLRSLFR, encoded by the coding sequence ATGACCGCACACACCACGAACCGCCGCCGCACCGTCGTCGTCGGAGCGCTCACCGCCACACTCGTCGCCGCGACCGTCGGGCTCGCCGCCCCGCAGTCCGCCTCCGCCGCGACGGCCGACCAGGGCTGGCTCCGCGTCGGACACCTGTCGCCGGACACGAAGGGCGTCGACGTCGAACTGTCCAGCCTCGCCGGGGGCAAGACCGTCTTCGAGCTCGACGACGTCACGTACGGCCAGGTCAGCCCCTACGAGAAGCTGCCGGTCGGCACCTACGTCCTGTCGATGCGCGCCGCCGACGCCCCGGACTCCACGCCTGTCATCTCCACCGACGTCACCGTGCAGGAGGGCGACGCGAGCACCGTCGTCGCCTACGGCAAGAACGACGGGCTGAAGACGACCGCGTTCACCGACGACCTGCAGCAGCCCGGCGACGGCAAGGCGAAGCTCCGGCTCGTGCAGGCCGCCACCACCGCGAAGCGGGTCGACGTGCAGACCTCCGAGGGGACCCCGATCGCCGAGGACGCCACCTTCGGCACCGCCACGAAGTACGCCACGGTCGACGCCGGCAAGTGGTCGCTCGACGTCTCCGGCAGCGGTCAGCAGGGCACCGCCAAGGTGGACCTCGCCGGCAACACCGTCTCGACCCTGTTCGTCCTCGACGACAGCGAGGGCAACCTGACGGTCGTGCCCGTGACGGACGCTGCGGCGACCGCCGCCACCCCGTCCGGCGGTGTGCAGACCGGCGGTGGCGGCGCAGCCGCCGACCGGCCGGTGACCGAGGCGGTCCACGCGGCCGTCGCGATGCTCCGCTCGCTGTTCCGCTGA
- a CDS encoding glycosyl hydrolase family 8: protein MTRRTWIPVAAAAAVIVAVVVAIVAVRPWSSSTTTADLGTATPTSTTAPDATRSPQQLRSAFLDRYVEGGRVVRTDQGGDTVSEGQAYGLLIAYANDDRARFDAIWEWTEAHLLTDDDLLAWRWTSDQGVADEQSASDADLDAARALVLAGKAWDDDRYTAAGKRIAAAILQHETARTDLGTILLPGPWADQEPYRYNASYASPAAFSVLADATGDDRWNALTRGSRAVTAAVLDASDLPSDWSQVHADGSVDPMPAVGGDGRVLYGYDAMRTPLRYAEACSAPDRELAAALAPTLGRTTQLASQLDLGGTPVTRDTNALAYTARAAAEQAAGSSGAAAADLERADRTAATTPTYYGDAWLAIGSTMLTSDVLGGCAGDVGGGS, encoded by the coding sequence ATGACCCGCAGGACCTGGATACCGGTCGCCGCCGCGGCGGCGGTCATCGTCGCCGTCGTGGTCGCGATCGTCGCCGTCCGCCCCTGGTCGTCGAGCACCACGACCGCCGACCTTGGCACGGCGACCCCGACCTCGACCACCGCGCCCGACGCGACGCGCTCGCCGCAGCAGCTGCGGTCCGCGTTCCTGGACCGCTACGTCGAGGGCGGTCGCGTCGTCCGCACTGACCAGGGCGGTGACACCGTCAGCGAGGGGCAGGCGTACGGCTTGCTCATCGCCTACGCGAACGACGACCGTGCGCGCTTCGACGCGATCTGGGAGTGGACGGAAGCGCACCTGCTCACCGACGACGACCTGCTGGCGTGGCGGTGGACGTCCGATCAGGGCGTCGCCGACGAGCAGTCCGCGAGCGACGCCGACCTCGACGCAGCCCGGGCCCTGGTGCTCGCGGGGAAGGCCTGGGACGACGACCGGTACACCGCCGCGGGCAAGCGCATCGCGGCGGCGATCCTCCAGCACGAGACTGCCCGGACCGACCTCGGCACGATCCTGCTGCCCGGACCGTGGGCGGATCAGGAGCCCTACCGGTACAACGCCTCGTACGCCTCGCCCGCGGCCTTCTCGGTGCTGGCGGACGCCACCGGGGACGACCGCTGGAACGCGCTGACCCGGGGTTCGCGCGCTGTGACCGCGGCCGTACTGGACGCCTCCGACCTGCCCAGTGACTGGTCCCAGGTGCACGCCGACGGATCGGTGGACCCGATGCCGGCCGTCGGTGGCGACGGGCGCGTGCTCTACGGGTACGACGCGATGCGGACGCCGCTCCGGTACGCCGAGGCGTGTTCGGCGCCGGACCGGGAGCTCGCGGCGGCACTCGCGCCCACACTCGGACGGACGACCCAACTCGCCTCGCAGCTCGACCTCGGTGGCACCCCGGTGACGCGGGACACGAACGCGCTGGCCTACACCGCGCGGGCCGCGGCCGAGCAGGCTGCCGGTTCCTCCGGTGCGGCTGCCGCCGACCTCGAGCGGGCCGACCGGACGGCGGCGACCACGCCGACGTACTACGGGGACGCCTGGCTGGCCATCGGCTCGACCATGCTGACCTCCGACGTGCTCGGGGGTTGTGCCGGCGACGTGGGAGGCGGCTCGTGA
- a CDS encoding class F sortase — MSGRRSAGRVSAVRRRGVVIGAVVAAVVVVGGVAGVAVASTVGGGASSAPSQSSSSPSQSSSSSSRSSSSSSGTGIEGFQDPAAPQARSTATPVSVSIPAIGVRSSLEDLHRGAAGELDPPVDWDSAGWFSDGIVPGEVGPAVIAGHVDSPTSAAVFFRLDELVAGDEVHVRMSDGSTRTFTVDRSERAAKSAFPTSDVYGPTPTPQLRLITCDGTFDTATGHYTDNLIVFADLSSD; from the coding sequence GTGAGCGGCCGTCGGAGCGCCGGGCGCGTCTCGGCCGTCCGGCGCCGAGGCGTGGTGATCGGTGCCGTGGTCGCCGCAGTCGTGGTGGTCGGGGGTGTGGCCGGGGTGGCGGTCGCGTCGACCGTCGGCGGTGGTGCGTCGTCGGCGCCGTCGCAGTCCTCGTCGTCTCCGTCGCAGTCGTCGTCGTCTTCGTCTCGTTCTTCTTCGTCGTCCTCGGGTACGGGCATCGAGGGGTTCCAGGACCCGGCTGCACCGCAGGCCCGCTCGACGGCCACCCCGGTCAGCGTGTCGATCCCCGCCATCGGGGTGCGGTCCTCACTCGAGGACCTGCACCGCGGCGCGGCCGGGGAACTCGACCCGCCCGTCGACTGGGACAGCGCGGGCTGGTTCAGCGACGGGATCGTCCCCGGCGAGGTCGGCCCCGCCGTCATCGCCGGTCACGTCGACAGTCCCACGAGCGCCGCGGTGTTCTTCCGGCTCGACGAACTGGTCGCCGGCGACGAGGTCCACGTCCGGATGTCCGACGGCAGCACCCGCACCTTCACCGTCGACCGTTCCGAGCGCGCCGCCAAGTCGGCGTTCCCGACGAGCGACGTCTACGGCCCCACCCCCACCCCGCAACTCCGACTCATCACCTGCGACGGCACGTTCGACACCGCCACCGGGCACTACACGGACAATCTGATCGTGTTCGCAGACCTGTCGTCGGATTGA
- a CDS encoding polyprenol monophosphomannose synthase yields the protein MSETLVIIPTYDEAENVRPIVERTLAATDDSVHVLVVDDNSPDGTGDIADAIARETDRVHVMHRTVKDGLGGAYLSGFAWGLEHGYAKLVEMDADGSHHPEYLPWMLELADSNDLVLGSRWIKGGKVENWPWYRLLLSRGGNLYTRLALGIAVRDATGGFRVFTSRAFERIDLAGVASKGYCFQVDLCWRALEAGLRVVETPITFTEREFGVSKMSGNIVRESLALVTKWGIDRRIRETRSLVKDHRKLPSVRKNAHAVADHAG from the coding sequence ATGAGCGAGACCCTGGTCATCATCCCGACCTACGACGAAGCCGAGAACGTCCGGCCGATCGTCGAGCGCACGTTGGCCGCGACCGACGACTCCGTGCACGTGCTCGTCGTCGACGACAACTCGCCCGACGGCACCGGCGACATCGCGGACGCCATCGCCCGCGAGACCGACCGGGTGCACGTCATGCACCGCACCGTCAAGGACGGCCTGGGCGGCGCGTACCTGTCCGGCTTCGCGTGGGGCCTGGAACACGGCTACGCCAAGCTCGTCGAGATGGACGCCGACGGCTCCCACCACCCCGAGTACCTGCCCTGGATGCTCGAGCTCGCCGACTCGAACGACCTGGTGCTGGGCTCCCGGTGGATCAAGGGCGGCAAGGTCGAGAACTGGCCCTGGTACCGGCTCCTGCTCTCCCGCGGCGGCAACCTGTACACGCGTCTCGCCCTGGGCATCGCCGTGCGCGACGCGACCGGTGGGTTCCGGGTGTTCACCTCGCGGGCGTTCGAGCGGATCGACCTCGCCGGCGTCGCGTCGAAGGGGTACTGCTTCCAGGTGGACCTGTGCTGGCGTGCCCTCGAGGCGGGCTTGCGGGTCGTGGAGACGCCGATCACGTTCACCGAGCGGGAGTTCGGCGTCTCGAAGATGAGCGGCAACATCGTGCGCGAGAGCCTGGCACTCGTGACGAAGTGGGGCATCGACCGCCGGATCCGCGAGACCCGCTCCCTGGTCAAGGACCACCGCAAGCTGCCGTCCGTGCGGAAGAACGCGCACGCGGTCGCCGACCACGCGGGCTGA